A section of the Deltaproteobacteria bacterium genome encodes:
- the modA gene encoding molybdate ABC transporter substrate-binding protein: MNPARIFKPFLFLLAAAALTGCQKSPNPQAPAKAPEPVTFKVGAAADLHFAFEELGSLFEKQTGKKPVFVFGSTGQLAQQINNGAPFDLFVAANESFVDDVIAAGVCLPDTKAMYARGRIAIWTRKDSTIPAPEKIEALTGAAFQKIAIANPEHAPYGKAAKQAMESTGTWEAIEPKLVYGENVRQTLQFAESGNVEAAVVALSLAIVTPNGVWELVPEELHKPIDQALAACTGGDNVETGKEFARFINSPEGRAVMKRYGFVLPGEQIAHAP, translated from the coding sequence ATGAATCCTGCCCGTATCTTCAAGCCGTTCCTGTTCCTGCTGGCGGCGGCAGCCCTGACCGGCTGCCAGAAATCCCCGAATCCGCAGGCCCCGGCAAAGGCTCCGGAACCCGTGACGTTCAAGGTCGGCGCGGCGGCGGACCTGCACTTCGCATTCGAGGAACTGGGCTCGCTGTTTGAAAAACAGACCGGAAAGAAGCCGGTTTTCGTCTTTGGCTCCACGGGCCAGCTGGCCCAGCAGATCAACAACGGCGCACCGTTCGACCTGTTCGTGGCCGCCAATGAGTCGTTTGTCGATGACGTCATTGCCGCCGGTGTCTGCCTGCCCGATACCAAGGCCATGTATGCACGCGGGCGGATTGCCATCTGGACCCGGAAAGATTCCACCATCCCGGCGCCGGAGAAGATCGAGGCGCTGACCGGCGCGGCCTTCCAGAAGATCGCCATCGCCAATCCGGAGCACGCACCCTACGGAAAGGCGGCAAAACAGGCAATGGAATCGACCGGAACCTGGGAGGCCATCGAGCCGAAGCTGGTGTACGGCGAGAACGTCCGGCAGACGCTCCAGTTCGCCGAGTCCGGAAACGTCGAGGCCGCCGTCGTCGCCCTCTCGCTGGCCATTGTCACGCCCAATGGTGTCTGGGAACTGGTCCCCGAGGAACTTCACAAGCCGATCGACCAGGCACTTGCGGCCTGCACAGGTGGCGACAACGTGGAGACCGGCAAGGAGTTCGCCCGGTTCATCAACTCCCCTGAAGGGCGGGCGGTCATGAAGCGCTATGGTTTCGTGCTACCGGGAGAGCAGATCGCACACGCCCCATGA
- a CDS encoding YeeE/YedE family protein — protein sequence MRTLKLLGFGILFGFILSRIGATDYTAIAEMFLLRDYHLMGVMGTAIVTAGIGLRLLQKSGIRTAEDKPVELCPKPASPGNLWGGLLFGAGWGITGTCPGTALSQLGEGKVMAAFTVLGIFLGTMLYIRTGKDVESWLKGSARRSESPPKPVAA from the coding sequence ATGCGCACACTCAAACTGCTCGGATTCGGAATTCTGTTCGGCTTCATCCTGTCGAGAATCGGCGCCACCGACTACACGGCCATCGCCGAAATGTTCCTGCTCCGCGACTATCACCTGATGGGCGTGATGGGCACGGCCATCGTCACCGCCGGGATCGGACTCCGGCTCCTGCAGAAATCGGGAATCAGGACGGCTGAAGACAAGCCTGTGGAACTCTGCCCAAAGCCCGCCTCGCCGGGGAACCTCTGGGGCGGACTCCTGTTCGGAGCCGGGTGGGGTATCACCGGTACCTGTCCCGGCACGGCCTTGAGCCAGCTCGGCGAGGGAAAAGTCATGGCGGCCTTCACCGTGCTCGGCATCTTCCTCGGCACGATGCTCTACATCCGCACCGGCAAGGACGTGGAGAGCTGGCTGAAGGGCTCCGCCCGCCGCAGCGAATCTCCCCCAAAACCGGTCGCGGCATAA
- a CDS encoding YeeE/YedE family protein has translation MIETLFVERWPWWAGGLAVGLFVLVFVLGSGHLLGVSTGYADACSAVSDPKVRKSWRLPFIGGIVLGGLLSVLLAGSYHPTALMGLLDAELAPPLWAKTLIFTGGGMLIGYGARLAGGCTSGHAIVGVAQIARSSIIATIGFMIAGMAVTNIMFRLIAG, from the coding sequence ATGATTGAAACCCTGTTCGTTGAGCGTTGGCCCTGGTGGGCCGGCGGGCTCGCCGTGGGACTGTTCGTCCTCGTATTCGTTCTTGGATCAGGCCACCTGCTCGGTGTCTCCACCGGATACGCCGACGCCTGCTCGGCCGTCTCCGATCCGAAAGTCCGCAAGTCCTGGCGGCTGCCGTTCATCGGCGGTATCGTCCTGGGCGGGCTCCTGTCGGTCCTCCTCGCCGGAAGCTACCACCCGACGGCACTGATGGGGCTGCTGGACGCCGAACTGGCGCCTCCCCTCTGGGCAAAGACCCTGATCTTCACCGGCGGCGGCATGCTGATCGGCTATGGCGCACGGCTCGCCGGAGGCTGCACGTCGGGCCACGCCATCGTCGGTGTCGCCCAGATCGCCCGCAGTTCCATCATCGCCACCATCGGCTTCATGATCGCTGGAATGGCCGTCACCAATATCATGTTCCGGCTGATTGCCGGATAA
- a CDS encoding sulfite exporter TauE/SafE family protein, translating to MLLVAAALSLLIGLSLGLLGGGGSILTVPILIYALGMAEKPAIATSLLVVSVTSAVAAIQHHRNGNVCWKNAIAFSPAAMLGAYGGGRVAQFIPAWILLLLFAAIMIATAAAMWFGRAETAEQAANPCGVLGSGGKLPYGRIAAEGLAVGTVTGLVGAGGGFLVVPALVMMGGLIMKAAIGTSLVVIALKSATGFAGYISHVTIDYRLAAVVTAAAAAGSLIGAPLGKRISAQSLRKGFAAFVFVMALFIIYKEVPRP from the coding sequence TTGCTACTTGTCGCCGCCGCCCTCTCGCTGCTGATAGGCCTCTCCCTCGGGCTTCTGGGGGGCGGTGGGTCGATCCTCACCGTTCCGATCCTGATCTACGCGCTCGGCATGGCCGAGAAACCTGCCATCGCCACCTCCCTGCTGGTGGTATCAGTCACCAGCGCGGTGGCAGCCATCCAGCACCACCGGAACGGAAACGTCTGCTGGAAGAACGCCATTGCCTTCAGCCCGGCGGCGATGCTGGGCGCCTACGGAGGCGGCCGGGTAGCCCAGTTCATACCGGCCTGGATTCTCCTGCTTCTCTTTGCTGCCATCATGATCGCGACGGCGGCAGCCATGTGGTTTGGACGCGCCGAAACCGCCGAGCAGGCTGCCAATCCCTGCGGCGTCCTCGGCAGCGGAGGGAAACTGCCCTACGGCCGGATAGCGGCCGAGGGACTGGCGGTCGGCACCGTCACTGGTCTCGTGGGCGCGGGCGGCGGATTTCTTGTGGTCCCTGCGCTGGTGATGATGGGCGGCCTCATCATGAAGGCCGCCATCGGAACGTCGCTTGTGGTCATCGCCCTCAAGTCCGCTACCGGATTCGCTGGCTATATCAGCCACGTCACCATTGATTACCGGCTCGCGGCGGTCGTCACCGCCGCGGCAGCGGCCGGGTCGCTCATCGGCGCGCCACTGGGCAAGCGGATCAGCGCCCAGTCGCTCCGCAAGGGGTTTGCCGCGTTCGTTTTCGTAATGGCCCTGTTCATCATCTACAAGGAGGTTCCCAGACCATGA
- a CDS encoding sigma 54-interacting transcriptional regulator: protein MELDFRKDPAILAAVVDAMADGVFTVDASGNFAAWSEGAERITGYRSEDVVGRPCTILEGPNCKGFGNLRELMSQPPPVPAGICNQECKVLSRDGRELHLHGNVRVLTDSAGKVQGAVGTFADMTSFVTANERIALLEEQSRSRHAFEGMVGKSAIMQEVFRRIRLAAQSDVTVLVTGESGTGKELAARAVHSLSDRKDKPFIAVNCSALPETLLESELFGHVRGAFTGAIRDKTGVFQAADGGTLFLDEIGDVSPLLQLKLLRALETREIRRVGDDRATTVNVRLVTATNRDLAGLIAAGTMREDFYYRIRVFEIRLPSLRERREDLPLLVNHFLGEAARGRPRPVTGISHDALQKMMDYGWPGNVRELRNAIEHALVTVQGEQITLFDLPPELRTAEPPAAHAGTAKRHRAPKGPASSMAERMRALEALRQSHGNRTEAARLLGISRVALWKKLKRLGIDADTAPE, encoded by the coding sequence ATGGAACTGGATTTCCGTAAAGACCCCGCGATCCTCGCCGCCGTGGTGGACGCCATGGCCGATGGTGTCTTTACCGTGGATGCCAGCGGCAACTTCGCGGCCTGGAGCGAGGGCGCCGAGAGAATCACCGGCTACCGGAGCGAGGATGTGGTCGGCCGGCCCTGCACGATCCTGGAAGGCCCCAACTGCAAGGGTTTCGGCAACCTGCGGGAACTGATGAGCCAGCCGCCGCCGGTCCCCGCAGGAATCTGCAACCAGGAGTGCAAGGTCCTCTCCCGTGACGGACGGGAGCTGCATCTGCACGGCAATGTCCGTGTACTTACCGATTCCGCAGGCAAGGTGCAGGGGGCCGTCGGCACCTTCGCCGACATGACCTCCTTTGTCACGGCCAACGAGCGCATCGCCCTGCTGGAAGAGCAGTCCCGCTCCCGGCATGCGTTCGAGGGGATGGTCGGGAAAAGTGCCATCATGCAGGAGGTGTTCCGGCGCATCCGGCTGGCGGCGCAGAGCGACGTGACGGTGCTCGTCACCGGCGAATCCGGAACGGGAAAGGAACTGGCGGCTCGGGCCGTCCACTCCCTGAGCGACCGCAAGGATAAGCCGTTCATCGCCGTCAACTGCTCGGCCCTGCCGGAAACCCTGCTGGAGAGCGAGCTGTTCGGCCATGTGCGCGGAGCCTTTACCGGGGCGATCCGGGACAAGACGGGCGTATTCCAGGCTGCCGACGGGGGAACGCTGTTTCTGGACGAGATCGGCGACGTCAGCCCGCTACTCCAGCTCAAGCTTCTCCGGGCGCTGGAAACCCGCGAGATCCGCCGCGTCGGCGACGACCGGGCGACTACAGTCAATGTCCGGCTGGTCACGGCCACCAACCGCGACCTTGCCGGTCTTATTGCCGCCGGGACCATGCGGGAGGATTTCTACTACCGGATCCGCGTGTTCGAGATCCGTCTTCCCTCCCTGAGGGAACGCCGCGAGGATCTGCCGCTGCTGGTGAACCATTTTCTCGGCGAGGCGGCCAGGGGCCGCCCGCGCCCGGTGACCGGCATCAGCCACGACGCCCTGCAGAAGATGATGGACTACGGCTGGCCGGGAAACGTCCGCGAACTCCGCAATGCCATCGAGCATGCGCTGGTCACCGTCCAGGGCGAGCAGATCACCCTGTTCGACCTGCCTCCCGAACTGCGGACGGCAGAACCGCCGGCAGCTCATGCCGGGACAGCCAAACGCCACCGGGCACCGAAGGGCCCCGCCAGTTCTATGGCCGAACGGATGCGGGCGCTCGAAGCCCTCCGCCAGTCACACGGCAACCGGACCGAAGCAGCCCGTCTGCTGGGCATCAGCCGGGTCGCCCTCTGGAAGAAGCTCAAGCGGCTCGGCATAGATGCTGACACCGCCCCAGAGTGA
- a CDS encoding MBL fold metallo-hydrolase, translated as MILKQYYLGCLAHASYLVGDRETGVAAVIDPQRDVDQYIADAKANGLKIRHVFLTHFHADFLAGHLELRDREGAAIYLGARAGAEYAHTPLKNGDVLEFGKVRLEILETPGHTPEGISIVVYDLEKDARKPQAVFTGDTLFIGDVGRPDLLASIGVTADELARMLYHSLHERLMKLPDETIVYPAHGAGSLCGKNLSSDTSSTIGIQRKFNYALQPMSEEEFRKIVTADQPDAPAYFVHDAILNRKERQTLDEALEKGLKKLAIDDVLRLQNAGAQVVDVRDPAEFEAAHLKGSLNIGLGGKYATWAGTLLDKERPIVIIAEPGRENEAATRLGRIGFDNLAGYLHACMEACQARPELVEKTERITAGNLAEAMASKNPPLVVDIRSEKEWSGRRIGGSINLPLNRLRERADELSRDRSIVVHCASGYRSAIGASILQQMGYTKVADLVGGIAAWEASRGEPAAAASCSIAAGKPAA; from the coding sequence ATGATTCTCAAGCAGTATTACCTCGGCTGTCTCGCCCATGCCTCCTACCTCGTCGGGGACAGGGAAACCGGCGTGGCGGCGGTCATCGATCCGCAGCGGGACGTGGACCAGTACATCGCCGACGCCAAGGCCAATGGCCTCAAGATCAGGCATGTGTTCCTGACCCATTTCCATGCGGACTTTCTGGCGGGCCATCTGGAACTGAGGGACCGCGAAGGCGCGGCGATCTATCTTGGTGCGAGAGCAGGAGCGGAATACGCCCACACGCCCCTGAAAAACGGCGACGTGCTTGAGTTCGGCAAGGTGCGGCTCGAAATACTGGAAACCCCCGGCCATACGCCCGAGGGCATCTCCATCGTCGTGTATGACCTGGAAAAAGACGCCCGGAAGCCCCAGGCGGTCTTCACCGGCGATACCCTGTTCATCGGCGACGTGGGCCGTCCCGATCTGCTCGCCTCCATCGGCGTCACCGCCGACGAACTGGCCAGAATGCTTTACCATTCGCTCCACGAGCGCCTGATGAAGCTCCCTGACGAAACCATCGTCTACCCGGCCCACGGTGCGGGTTCCCTGTGCGGGAAGAACCTGAGCAGCGACACTTCATCCACGATCGGCATCCAGCGGAAGTTCAACTATGCGCTCCAGCCCATGAGCGAGGAGGAGTTCCGCAAGATCGTCACGGCGGACCAGCCCGATGCCCCCGCCTACTTCGTTCATGACGCCATTCTGAACCGGAAGGAACGCCAGACCCTCGACGAGGCGCTCGAAAAGGGCCTGAAAAAACTCGCCATCGATGATGTGCTCAGGCTCCAGAACGCCGGCGCGCAGGTGGTCGATGTGCGCGATCCGGCCGAGTTCGAGGCCGCGCACCTCAAGGGCTCTCTCAACATCGGGCTGGGCGGCAAATATGCCACCTGGGCGGGCACGCTGCTCGACAAGGAACGGCCCATCGTCATCATCGCCGAGCCCGGCCGGGAAAATGAGGCTGCGACACGGCTCGGACGGATCGGGTTCGACAACCTCGCCGGTTACCTCCACGCCTGCATGGAAGCCTGTCAGGCCCGCCCGGAACTGGTGGAAAAGACCGAGCGGATCACTGCCGGGAACCTCGCCGAGGCGATGGCCTCGAAAAACCCGCCGCTCGTGGTCGATATCCGCAGCGAGAAGGAATGGAGCGGACGCCGGATCGGGGGCAGTATCAACCTGCCGCTGAACCGGTTGCGCGAGCGGGCCGATGAGCTGTCCAGGGACCGCAGCATCGTGGTTCACTGCGCCAGCGGATACCGGTCAGCCATCGGCGCGAGTATCCTGCAGCAGATGGGGTACACAAAGGTGGCGGACCTCGTGGGCGGCATCGCCGCCTGGGAGGCATCCCGCGGGGAACCGGCAGCGGCGGCCAGCTGCTCCATCGCCGCCGGAAAACCCGCCGCCTGA
- the modB gene encoding molybdate ABC transporter permease subunit: MIQWSPILLSLKVSAIATLVAAVVGIILAILLATRKFPGRDLLDVLFTVPMILPPTVLGYYVLVAVGRRSFIGGVWEDIFGSPIVFTQTGAVLAAMLGALPFVVKSSRTAFEGVPPVLVQAARTLGANRLRVFWTVRIPLAWPGIMAGIMLGFARALGDFGATLMVAGNIPGKTQTASLAIYDAIQANREREALAMIVVLTAVAVFMLYAANKLTGKPHSHA; the protein is encoded by the coding sequence ATGATACAGTGGAGTCCGATCCTCCTCTCGCTGAAGGTTTCGGCCATTGCGACGCTCGTGGCAGCCGTGGTGGGGATCATTCTCGCCATCCTGCTGGCCACCCGGAAGTTTCCCGGCCGTGACCTGCTGGATGTCCTCTTCACCGTTCCGATGATTCTCCCGCCGACCGTGCTCGGCTACTACGTGCTGGTCGCCGTCGGACGGCGCAGTTTCATCGGCGGCGTCTGGGAAGACATTTTCGGCTCGCCCATCGTATTCACCCAGACCGGCGCCGTGCTCGCGGCCATGCTGGGCGCGCTGCCGTTCGTGGTGAAATCGTCCCGTACCGCATTCGAAGGCGTGCCGCCGGTGCTGGTACAGGCAGCCCGGACGCTCGGCGCAAACCGGCTGCGCGTCTTCTGGACCGTCCGGATTCCGCTCGCCTGGCCGGGAATCATGGCGGGGATCATGCTTGGCTTCGCCCGTGCGCTCGGGGATTTCGGCGCGACGCTCATGGTGGCGGGAAACATCCCCGGCAAGACCCAAACGGCCTCGCTCGCCATCTACGATGCCATTCAGGCGAACCGCGAGCGTGAGGCGCTCGCCATGATCGTGGTGCTGACGGCCGTTGCCGTTTTCATGCTGTATGCAGCCAACAAGCTGACCGGAAAACCGCATTCCCATGCCTGA
- the trxB gene encoding thioredoxin-disulfide reductase has translation MSEREKIVIIGSGPAGYTAAIYAARANLKPLIIEGLQPGGQLTITTDVENYPGFPKGVMGPDLMLEFRAQAERFGTRIISATVTAVENAKAPFRVVHDGGEPVEAEAVIIATGASAKLLNTPSEKKLFGYGISACATCDGFFYKDKDVIVVGGGDTAMEEANYLTKMCKSVTVVHRRQEFRASKIMVERAQKNPRMRWELDSEVDEFLGEAGHGKPGLTGVRLKHIPSGKTKEVAVHGAFIAIGHKPNTDFLKGKLDMDENGYIRVKPGTTWTNVEGIFASGDAADHVYRQAVTAAGTGCMAAIDAERWLAGRGID, from the coding sequence ATGTCCGAGCGCGAAAAGATTGTCATCATCGGAAGCGGACCTGCCGGCTATACGGCGGCCATTTATGCCGCCCGCGCCAACCTCAAGCCCCTGATAATCGAGGGGCTCCAGCCGGGCGGCCAGCTCACCATCACGACCGACGTGGAAAACTACCCCGGCTTTCCCAAGGGGGTCATGGGGCCGGACCTGATGCTGGAGTTCCGGGCCCAGGCCGAGCGGTTCGGAACCCGGATCATTAGCGCCACGGTGACGGCGGTCGAAAACGCCAAAGCACCCTTCAGGGTCGTCCATGACGGAGGCGAGCCGGTGGAAGCCGAGGCGGTCATCATCGCCACCGGGGCGAGCGCCAAGCTCCTCAACACGCCGAGCGAAAAGAAGCTGTTCGGCTATGGCATATCGGCCTGCGCCACCTGTGACGGGTTCTTCTACAAGGACAAGGACGTGATCGTCGTGGGCGGCGGCGACACGGCGATGGAAGAGGCCAACTACCTCACCAAGATGTGCAAGTCGGTCACGGTCGTCCACCGGCGGCAGGAGTTCCGGGCCTCGAAGATCATGGTCGAGCGGGCCCAGAAGAACCCCAGGATGCGGTGGGAGCTGGACTCCGAGGTGGACGAGTTCCTGGGCGAGGCCGGCCACGGAAAGCCCGGCCTCACCGGCGTCAGGCTGAAGCACATCCCGTCCGGCAAGACGAAAGAGGTCGCCGTGCACGGCGCGTTCATCGCCATCGGACACAAGCCCAACACCGATTTCCTCAAGGGAAAGCTCGACATGGACGAGAACGGCTACATCAGGGTGAAGCCGGGCACGACCTGGACGAACGTCGAGGGCATATTCGCCTCCGGCGATGCAGCCGACCACGTCTACCGGCAGGCGGTCACGGCCGCCGGCACGGGCTGCATGGCCGCCATTGACGCCGAGCGGTGGCTGGCCGGGCGGGGAATAGATTAA
- the rfbA gene encoding glucose-1-phosphate thymidylyltransferase RfbA has translation MKGIVLAGGSGTRLYPLTIGVSKQLLPVYDKPLVYYPLSVLMLAGIREILVISTPQDLPQFERLLGDGSRWGLSFSYAQQPRPEGIAQAFIIGEKFIGSDPVALVLGDNIFYGHGLAQTLQKAARQEKGATVFGYYVRDPERYGVVTFDSQGRATDIEEKPKNPRSRYAVVGLYFYDNDVVPVSRNLKPSGRGELEITDVNREYLRRGTLKVELLGRGTAWLDTGTHESLLAAANFVEVVEARQGLKVSCPEEIAYRMGYIDAAQLERLAADLSKNSYGQYLLDILKTGRQVP, from the coding sequence GTGAAAGGTATTGTTCTGGCCGGCGGTTCGGGCACGCGCCTCTATCCGCTGACGATCGGCGTGAGCAAGCAGCTTCTGCCCGTTTATGACAAGCCGCTTGTCTACTATCCGCTGTCGGTCCTGATGCTGGCCGGGATCCGGGAGATCCTCGTCATCTCGACGCCGCAAGACCTGCCCCAGTTCGAACGGCTTCTGGGCGATGGTTCCCGGTGGGGGCTTTCCTTCAGCTATGCACAGCAGCCAAGGCCCGAGGGAATAGCGCAGGCGTTCATCATCGGGGAGAAGTTCATCGGCAGCGATCCGGTGGCGCTCGTCCTGGGTGACAACATCTTCTACGGCCACGGCCTCGCCCAGACGCTCCAGAAGGCGGCCCGCCAGGAGAAGGGAGCCACCGTATTCGGATATTACGTCCGCGACCCCGAGCGGTACGGCGTCGTGACCTTCGACAGCCAGGGTCGAGCCACTGATATTGAAGAAAAGCCCAAAAATCCCCGGTCACGCTATGCTGTCGTCGGCCTTTATTTCTACGACAACGACGTCGTTCCCGTCTCCAGAAACCTGAAGCCCTCGGGCCGTGGCGAACTGGAAATCACCGACGTCAACCGCGAATACCTGCGCCGGGGAACGCTCAAGGTGGAACTTCTCGGCCGGGGCACCGCCTGGCTCGACACCGGCACCCACGAATCCCTGCTGGCTGCCGCCAATTTCGTCGAGGTGGTCGAGGCCCGGCAGGGCCTCAAGGTCTCCTGCCCGGAGGAGATCGCCTACCGGATGGGTTACATCGACGCCGCCCAGCTGGAACGGCTGGCTGCTGATCTCTCGAAAAACAGCTACGGCCAGTATCTTCTGGATATCCTCAAGACGGGCAGACAGGTTCCGTGA
- the rfbC gene encoding dTDP-4-dehydrorhamnose 3,5-epimerase: MKITATPLPGLLLIEPRVFGDDRGFFLESFRSDRLAEAGVTLPFVQDNHSRSRKGVLRGLHFQIKYPQGKLVRVTQGEVFDVAVDIRPGSPSFGKWYGARLSAENHLELWIPPGFAHGFAVLTETADFLYKCTDYYRPDDEGGILWNDPDIGINWPLADPQLSSKDRAYPCLKDIPKDRLPQG, from the coding sequence GTGAAGATTACCGCCACCCCGCTCCCTGGTCTGCTCCTGATCGAACCCAGGGTGTTCGGCGACGACCGGGGATTCTTCCTGGAGAGTTTCCGCTCCGACCGGCTGGCCGAGGCGGGAGTTACGCTTCCGTTCGTCCAGGACAACCATTCCCGGTCCCGAAAGGGTGTTCTCCGGGGGCTGCATTTCCAGATCAAATACCCCCAGGGGAAACTGGTCCGGGTGACACAAGGCGAGGTGTTCGACGTTGCCGTCGATATCCGGCCCGGTTCTCCCTCATTCGGCAAATGGTACGGGGCGCGTCTCAGCGCCGAAAACCACCTGGAGCTCTGGATACCGCCCGGCTTCGCCCACGGCTTCGCCGTACTGACGGAAACCGCCGATTTCCTCTACAAGTGCACCGACTACTACCGCCCGGATGACGAGGGCGGGATCCTCTGGAATGACCCGGATATCGGGATCAACTGGCCACTGGCTGATCCGCAACTGTCCTCCAAGGACCGGGCCTACCCGTGCCTCAAGGATATACCCAAGGACCGGCTGCCGCAGGGCTGA
- a CDS encoding ATP-binding cassette domain-containing protein → MPDTLAAVLNYAVPGDGGFTLDVGLEVPPGLTVLFGPSGSGKSTVLALIAGLRRPASGRVQLGSNIWYDSGTGADTPVHKRGISFVFQSAALFPHLSALGNVEYGISREIGRNERRDRALHMLERMKVPHLAKRKPATFSGGEAQRVALARAFARSPSLVLLDEAFSALDRELRRSLGEDVRQLIGEAGIPGLLVTHHRMEALQLATRAILIRNGRIEGTGAIEELLPAGGGYFDDESGG, encoded by the coding sequence ATGCCTGATACCCTTGCCGCAGTGCTGAACTATGCCGTCCCTGGCGATGGCGGGTTCACGCTGGATGTCGGCCTTGAAGTTCCGCCGGGGCTCACCGTGCTGTTCGGGCCATCCGGTTCAGGCAAAAGCACCGTGCTCGCACTCATCGCCGGACTCCGGCGTCCGGCGTCCGGCCGTGTGCAGCTCGGCTCAAACATCTGGTACGATTCCGGAACCGGAGCCGATACACCGGTCCACAAGCGGGGCATATCCTTCGTGTTCCAGTCGGCGGCGCTGTTTCCGCACCTGAGCGCGCTCGGCAACGTCGAATACGGGATCAGCCGCGAAATCGGCCGGAACGAGCGCCGCGACCGGGCCCTGCACATGCTGGAACGGATGAAGGTCCCCCATCTGGCGAAACGCAAGCCAGCGACATTTTCCGGTGGCGAGGCGCAGCGCGTGGCGCTCGCCCGCGCCTTCGCCCGGTCACCCTCGCTGGTCCTGCTGGACGAGGCGTTTTCGGCACTCGACCGGGAACTTCGCCGGTCACTGGGGGAAGACGTCCGCCAACTCATCGGCGAGGCCGGTATTCCGGGGCTTCTCGTCACCCATCACCGGATGGAGGCGCTCCAGCTCGCCACCCGTGCTATCCTGATCCGCAACGGCAGGATCGAGGGGACCGGAGCCATCGAGGAACTTCTGCCCGCCGGGGGCGGGTACTTTGATGACGAAAGCGGAGGATAA